The following are from one region of the Polaribacter marinaquae genome:
- a CDS encoding homoserine kinase, which translates to MNYLKIFSPATVANVSCGFDSLGFAVDTIGDEMTFTKTQEKGVKITNITGANLTYDVDKNAASAVVKKMLEDANADFGVALTIHKGFSPGSGLGSSAASAAGAAFGTNKLLNNVFSNLELTKFAMFGEKVACGSAIADNVAAAIYGGFVLVRSYEPLEIIKLPVPNELRAVAIHPQIEVKTKDAREVLPSKIDLNDAVTQWANVGGLISGLYTNNYQLISNSLVDIIVEPHRKKLIPFFDNVKNSALKADALGAGISGSGPTIFALCKGDEIANKVHQSIKETYKETGIDFEMYISKVNPDGMKILNSN; encoded by the coding sequence ATGAATTATCTAAAAATATTTTCTCCGGCAACAGTTGCCAATGTTTCTTGCGGATTTGATTCTCTTGGTTTTGCTGTTGATACTATTGGCGATGAAATGACTTTTACAAAAACGCAAGAAAAAGGAGTTAAAATAACAAATATTACAGGCGCAAATTTAACGTATGATGTTGATAAAAATGCAGCAAGTGCAGTTGTAAAAAAAATGCTAGAAGATGCAAATGCAGATTTTGGCGTAGCTTTAACAATTCACAAAGGTTTTTCTCCGGGTAGTGGCTTAGGTAGTTCTGCTGCAAGTGCTGCGGGTGCTGCTTTTGGTACAAATAAATTACTTAACAACGTGTTTTCTAATTTAGAACTTACAAAATTTGCTATGTTTGGCGAAAAAGTTGCTTGCGGTTCTGCAATTGCAGATAATGTTGCAGCTGCAATTTATGGTGGTTTTGTATTGGTTAGAAGCTACGAGCCTTTAGAAATCATAAAATTACCTGTACCAAATGAGTTAAGAGCTGTTGCTATTCATCCGCAGATAGAAGTAAAAACAAAAGATGCTAGAGAAGTATTACCTTCTAAAATAGACTTAAACGATGCAGTTACACAATGGGCAAATGTTGGTGGGTTAATTAGCGGTTTGTACACAAACAATTATCAATTAATTAGTAATTCTTTGGTTGATATTATAGTAGAACCGCATCGAAAAAAATTAATTCCGTTTTTTGACAACGTAAAAAATAGCGCCTTAAAAGCAGATGCTTTAGGTGCTGGAATTAGTGGTTCTGGTCCAACAATTTTTGCACTTTGTAAAGGTGATGAAATTGCGAATAAAGTACATCAAAGCATCAAAGAAACTTACAAAGAAACAGGTATCGATTTTGAAATGTACATTTCGAAAGTAAATCCTGATGGTATGAAAATATTAAATAGTAATTAA
- the leuB gene encoding 3-isopropylmalate dehydrogenase — translation MKYTIAVIPGDGIGPEVTNQAKKALDAIAEVYDHIFLYEEAQMGACAIEATGNPLPDETIKTCKNADAILFGAIGDPKYDKDPSAKVRPEQGLLKLRQTLGLFCNVRPVKAYDSLIKNSPLKREIIKGTDIAIFRELTGGIYFGKKEVSEDGKSAFDGCSYDVEEISRISHLAFKTAQTRRKKVTLVDKANVLETSRLWRKTVTEIAKQYKDVKLEFLFVDNAAMQLILNPKQFDVILTENLFGDIISDEASVIGGSIGLLASSSLGKRNALFEPIHGSFPQAKGKDIANPLASILSAAMMLEHLGLHEEADAIERAVEKSLLLGITTEDIKGKNKYPASTSKVGDFIADYISNQEDSNLNFKNIHMGQSTII, via the coding sequence ATGAAATATACAATAGCAGTAATTCCGGGAGATGGTATTGGTCCAGAGGTTACCAATCAAGCAAAAAAAGCATTAGATGCTATTGCAGAAGTGTATGATCATATATTTTTGTACGAAGAAGCGCAAATGGGCGCATGTGCTATTGAGGCAACAGGCAACCCTTTGCCAGATGAAACTATAAAAACATGTAAAAACGCAGATGCAATTTTGTTTGGCGCTATTGGCGATCCAAAGTATGATAAGGATCCATCTGCAAAAGTAAGACCAGAACAAGGTTTATTAAAATTAAGACAAACATTAGGTTTGTTTTGTAACGTTAGACCTGTAAAGGCTTATGATAGTTTAATTAAAAACTCTCCTTTAAAAAGAGAAATTATAAAAGGTACAGATATTGCAATTTTTAGAGAATTAACGGGCGGAATTTACTTCGGAAAAAAAGAAGTAAGCGAAGATGGTAAATCTGCTTTCGATGGTTGTTCTTATGATGTTGAGGAAATATCAAGAATTTCTCATTTAGCTTTTAAAACGGCGCAAACTAGAAGAAAAAAAGTGACTTTAGTAGATAAAGCAAACGTTTTAGAAACTTCTCGTTTATGGAGAAAAACAGTTACCGAAATTGCAAAACAATATAAAGACGTTAAGTTAGAGTTTTTGTTTGTAGATAATGCTGCAATGCAGTTAATTTTAAATCCTAAACAATTTGATGTAATTCTTACAGAAAATTTATTTGGCGATATTATTTCTGATGAAGCAAGTGTAATTGGTGGTTCTATCGGTTTATTAGCGTCATCATCCTTAGGAAAAAGAAACGCTTTATTCGAGCCAATTCATGGCTCTTTTCCACAAGCAAAAGGAAAAGATATAGCAAATCCTTTAGCGTCAATTTTATCTGCAGCTATGATGTTAGAACATTTAGGCTTGCATGAAGAAGCAGATGCAATCGAAAGAGCTGTAGAAAAATCTTTATTATTAGGTATTACTACAGAAGATATTAAAGGTAAAAATAAATATCCAGCATCAACATCTAAAGTAGGAGATTTTATAGCAGATTACATTTCTAATCAAGAAGATAGTAACCTTAATTTTAAGAATATTCACATGGGGCAAAGTACTATTATTTAA
- a CDS encoding 2-isopropylmalate synthase: MQDNQVQIFDTTLRDGEQVPGCKLDTNQKLVIAERLDLLGVNVIEAGFPVSSPGDFNSVSEIAKIVKNATVCGLTRAVENDIKVAAEALKNAKFPRIHTGIGTSDSHIKFKFNSTREQVIERAVKAVSYSKSFVNDVEFYAEDAGRTDNEYLARVCEAVIKAGATVLNIPDTTGYCLPEEYGAKIKYLRENVKGIENVILSCHCHNDLGMATANSIAGVINGARQIECTINGIGERAGNTALEEVVMVLKQHPYLNLETTVNSKLLYDTSIMVRESMGMPVQPNKAIVGANAFAHSSGIHQDGVIKNRETYEIMDPEDVGVTESAIVLTARSGRAALAYRAKKIGYELTKVQLDEAYSSFLETADKQKEVKDQDIHNIMKEVNKTSKIAMA; the protein is encoded by the coding sequence ATGCAAGACAATCAAGTACAAATTTTCGATACAACCCTTAGAGATGGAGAGCAAGTTCCTGGGTGTAAATTAGACACTAATCAAAAACTAGTAATTGCAGAGAGATTAGATTTATTGGGCGTAAATGTTATAGAAGCTGGTTTTCCTGTTTCTAGTCCTGGGGATTTTAATTCGGTTTCTGAAATTGCAAAAATTGTAAAAAATGCAACAGTTTGCGGTTTAACAAGAGCTGTAGAAAATGATATTAAAGTTGCAGCAGAAGCGTTAAAAAATGCAAAATTCCCAAGAATTCATACAGGTATTGGTACAAGTGATTCTCATATAAAATTTAAGTTTAACTCTACAAGAGAACAAGTTATAGAAAGAGCTGTAAAAGCTGTTTCTTACTCTAAATCTTTTGTAAATGATGTAGAGTTTTACGCAGAAGATGCAGGTAGAACAGATAATGAGTATTTGGCAAGGGTTTGCGAAGCGGTAATTAAAGCAGGTGCAACAGTGTTAAATATTCCAGATACTACAGGATATTGTTTACCAGAAGAATATGGTGCAAAAATTAAGTATTTAAGAGAAAATGTAAAAGGTATAGAAAATGTAATTCTATCTTGTCATTGTCATAACGATTTAGGTATGGCTACTGCAAACTCTATTGCTGGTGTTATAAACGGAGCAAGACAAATAGAATGTACAATTAATGGTATTGGAGAAAGAGCAGGAAATACAGCTTTAGAAGAAGTTGTTATGGTTTTAAAACAACATCCTTACCTTAATTTAGAAACAACAGTTAACTCTAAATTATTATACGATACATCTATAATGGTAAGAGAAAGTATGGGTATGCCTGTGCAACCAAACAAAGCAATAGTTGGTGCAAATGCATTTGCACATAGTTCTGGTATACATCAAGATGGTGTAATTAAAAACAGAGAAACCTATGAAATTATGGATCCTGAAGATGTAGGTGTAACAGAAAGTGCAATCGTTTTAACAGCAAGAAGCGGTAGAGCAGCATTGGCTTACAGAGCAAAAAAGATTGGTTACGAATTAACAAAAGTTCAACTAGATGAAGCGTATAGCTCTTTTTTAGAAACAGCAGACAAGCAAAAAGAAGTAAAAGATCAAGACATTCATAATATAATGAAAGAAGTAAATAAGACTTCTAAAATAGCAATGGCATAA
- the ilvN gene encoding acetolactate synthase small subunit, translating into MSTEKQLYTVSIYTENNIGLLNRVSAIFQRRHINIESLNTSPSEIEGVSKFTIVVNMDEINIKKILGQIEKQVEVIKAYYHSLDDIIYQISGLFKIKSVLLFEERQIQNIIKESNARIVTVNKDFFILEKSGKKEEIVALYNQLSEFGIMQYTRSGLIAVTKEEMKISELLETYNN; encoded by the coding sequence ATGAGTACAGAAAAACAATTATATACAGTGTCTATTTACACCGAAAACAATATTGGTTTGTTAAATAGGGTATCAGCAATTTTTCAAAGAAGGCATATTAATATAGAGAGTTTAAATACTTCTCCATCAGAAATAGAAGGTGTATCTAAATTTACAATTGTTGTAAATATGGATGAAATTAATATTAAGAAAATATTAGGTCAAATAGAAAAACAAGTAGAAGTAATTAAGGCATACTATCATAGCTTAGATGATATTATTTATCAAATATCTGGGTTGTTTAAGATTAAGTCTGTGCTTCTTTTTGAAGAGCGCCAAATTCAGAATATTATAAAAGAAAGTAATGCAAGAATTGTAACGGTAAACAAAGATTTTTTTATTCTAGAAAAATCAGGTAAAAAAGAAGAAATAGTAGCATTATATAATCAGTTAAGTGAATTCGGTATTATGCAATACACTAGATCTGGCTTAATAGCAGTAACCAAAGAAGAAATGAAAATTTCTGAATTATTAGAAACATACAACAACTAA
- the ilvB gene encoding biosynthetic-type acetolactate synthase large subunit — METKTIKNKNNTAITTERISGSEAIVRSLIEEGADIIYGYPGGAIMPVYDELYKYQDKIHHVLTRHEQGATHSAQGYARISGKVGVAIATSGPGATNLITGIADAQIDSTPMVCITGQVFSHLLGSDAFQETDIVGISTPVTKWNCQVTKASDIPAAIAKAFYIAKSGRPGPVLIDITKDAQMDELDFFYEKCTKVRSYNPIPKTDASSLKAAAEIINNAKKPLIVWGQGVVLSEAESQLKAVMEKADIPAAWTILGASAIPTSHPLNVGMVGMHGNYAPNKLTNECDVLIAIGMRFDDRVTGSLSTYAKQAKVIHFEIDPAEVDKNVKTDVAVLGDAKASLDLLLPLLNEAKHTDWLQEFKDLYEVEYEKVIKNDLYPTKEGITMGEVLKEINIQSKGEAAIVSDVGQHQMIACRYADFNVTKSNITSGGLGTMGFGLPAAIGAKMAAPEREVVSISGDGGYQMTIQELGTIFQQKAAVKVVVLNNDFLGMVRQWQQLFFDKRYASTEMVNPNFVAIAEGYYIKAKKVTKREELADVVAEMMASKEAYFLEVCVEKEDNVFPMIPTGASVSDIRLE, encoded by the coding sequence ATGGAAACAAAAACCATAAAAAATAAAAATAATACGGCTATAACTACAGAAAGAATTTCTGGTAGCGAGGCAATTGTTAGATCTCTAATAGAGGAAGGGGCAGACATTATTTATGGATATCCTGGTGGTGCAATAATGCCGGTTTATGATGAGTTGTATAAATATCAAGATAAAATTCATCATGTATTAACACGTCACGAACAAGGAGCAACGCATTCGGCGCAAGGATATGCTAGAATTTCAGGAAAAGTTGGTGTCGCAATTGCTACTTCTGGGCCAGGAGCAACAAATTTAATTACTGGTATTGCAGATGCGCAAATAGATTCTACACCAATGGTGTGTATAACTGGGCAAGTTTTTTCTCATTTATTAGGTTCAGACGCTTTTCAAGAGACAGATATTGTCGGTATTTCTACTCCGGTAACAAAATGGAATTGTCAAGTAACAAAAGCTTCAGATATTCCTGCGGCAATAGCAAAAGCTTTTTATATAGCAAAAAGTGGAAGACCAGGACCTGTTTTAATTGACATTACTAAGGATGCTCAAATGGATGAACTTGATTTTTTCTATGAGAAATGTACGAAAGTAAGAAGTTATAATCCGATTCCTAAAACAGATGCGTCTTCTTTAAAAGCCGCAGCAGAAATTATTAATAATGCCAAAAAACCATTAATTGTTTGGGGGCAAGGTGTTGTTTTAAGTGAGGCTGAATCTCAATTAAAGGCAGTTATGGAAAAAGCAGATATACCTGCTGCTTGGACAATTTTAGGGGCTTCTGCAATTCCAACCTCACATCCATTAAATGTTGGTATGGTTGGTATGCATGGTAATTATGCGCCAAATAAATTAACTAACGAATGCGATGTGTTAATAGCTATAGGTATGCGTTTTGATGATCGTGTAACTGGTAGCTTGTCTACATACGCCAAACAAGCCAAAGTAATTCATTTTGAAATTGATCCTGCCGAGGTAGATAAAAATGTTAAAACAGATGTTGCCGTTTTAGGTGATGCAAAGGCTAGTTTAGACTTGTTATTGCCATTGTTAAATGAAGCAAAACATACAGATTGGCTTCAAGAGTTTAAAGATTTGTACGAAGTTGAGTATGAAAAAGTGATAAAAAATGACCTATATCCCACGAAAGAAGGTATTACAATGGGAGAGGTTTTAAAAGAAATCAATATTCAGAGTAAAGGTGAAGCAGCTATAGTTTCTGATGTTGGACAACATCAAATGATTGCTTGTAGATATGCAGATTTTAATGTTACCAAAAGTAATATTACTTCTGGCGGATTAGGAACAATGGGTTTTGGTTTACCAGCAGCAATAGGTGCAAAAATGGCTGCTCCAGAGAGAGAGGTTGTTTCTATTTCTGGTGATGGTGGTTACCAAATGACAATTCAAGAATTAGGTACAATTTTTCAGCAAAAAGCAGCAGTAAAAGTAGTTGTTTTAAACAACGATTTTTTAGGAATGGTTCGTCAATGGCAACAACTGTTTTTTGATAAACGTTATGCTTCTACAGAAATGGTGAATCCAAATTTTGTAGCGATTGCAGAAGGGTACTACATTAAAGCTAAAAAAGTAACAAAAAGAGAAGAATTAGCAGATGTAGTTGCAGAAATGATGGCGAGTAAAGAAGCTTATTTTTTAGAGGTTTGTGTAGAGAAAGAAGATAATGTGTTTCCAATGATACCAACAGGAGCTAGTGTTTCGGATATAAGATTAGAATAA
- the ilvD gene encoding dihydroxy-acid dehydratase, which translates to MELNKHSKRLTQDESQPASQAMLYAVGLTDEDMSKAQVGIASTGYDGNPCNMHLNRLKDEVKVECNIADMVGLGFNTIGVSDGISMGTSGMNYSLVSRDIIADSIETVMNAQSYDAVVAIVGCDKNMPGSIIAMLRLNRPAIMMYGGSIASGNYKGRKLNIVSAFEALGQKVAGEIEEEEYKEIIKRAIPGAGACGGMYTANTMASAIECMGFALPYNSSIPAENPNKLSEAERTARAIKNLLELDLKPLDIITKKSLENAVALVNALGGSTNAVLHFLAIAHAAEIDFTLEDFQRVSDRTPLIADLKPSGKYLMEDVHGVGGTPAIMKYLLQEGFLHGDCLTVTGKTLAENLADVEAMEFEEQDVIFPRDKALKSSGNIQIIYGNLATEGAVAKISGNEGLLFEGKAVVYDGEQAANAGISNGEVEKGDVVVIRYVGPKGGPGMPEMLKPTSLIMGAGLGKSVALITDGRFSGGTHGFVVGHITPEAQNGGTIGVLQTGDKIRISAEDNSINVLISDEELAARKANWVAPALKHKKGILYKYAKTVASASKGCVTDL; encoded by the coding sequence ATGGAATTAAATAAACATAGCAAAAGGTTAACGCAAGACGAATCTCAACCAGCATCTCAAGCAATGTTATATGCCGTAGGCTTAACAGATGAAGATATGAGCAAAGCCCAAGTAGGTATTGCAAGTACTGGTTATGATGGTAACCCTTGTAATATGCATTTAAATCGTTTAAAAGACGAAGTTAAAGTTGAATGTAATATTGCAGATATGGTAGGGTTAGGTTTTAATACGATTGGTGTTTCTGATGGTATTTCTATGGGAACTTCTGGTATGAACTATTCTTTAGTGTCTAGAGATATTATTGCAGATTCTATAGAGACTGTAATGAATGCTCAAAGTTACGATGCTGTTGTTGCAATTGTTGGTTGCGATAAAAATATGCCAGGTTCTATAATTGCTATGTTGCGTTTAAATAGACCAGCAATAATGATGTATGGTGGTTCTATTGCGTCTGGAAATTATAAAGGAAGAAAATTAAATATTGTTTCTGCATTTGAGGCTTTAGGGCAAAAAGTTGCTGGAGAAATAGAGGAAGAGGAATATAAAGAAATTATAAAAAGAGCTATACCTGGTGCTGGCGCTTGTGGAGGTATGTATACAGCAAACACAATGGCGTCTGCTATAGAATGTATGGGTTTTGCTTTGCCTTATAATTCTTCAATTCCTGCAGAAAATCCAAATAAATTATCAGAAGCAGAAAGAACAGCAAGAGCAATTAAAAATCTATTAGAGTTAGATTTAAAACCTTTAGATATTATAACTAAAAAGTCATTAGAAAACGCAGTGGCTTTAGTAAATGCTTTAGGTGGTTCTACAAATGCAGTATTGCACTTTTTAGCTATTGCGCATGCCGCAGAAATAGATTTTACTTTAGAAGATTTTCAAAGAGTTAGTGATAGAACTCCATTAATTGCTGATTTAAAACCATCTGGTAAGTATTTAATGGAAGATGTTCATGGAGTTGGAGGTACGCCTGCAATTATGAAATACTTATTGCAAGAAGGTTTTTTACATGGAGATTGTTTAACAGTAACTGGTAAAACCTTGGCTGAAAATTTAGCAGACGTTGAGGCAATGGAGTTTGAAGAGCAAGATGTAATTTTTCCGAGAGACAAGGCTTTAAAGTCTTCTGGAAATATTCAAATTATATACGGAAACTTAGCAACAGAAGGTGCTGTAGCAAAAATTTCTGGTAACGAAGGTTTGCTGTTTGAAGGAAAAGCAGTGGTTTATGATGGTGAGCAAGCTGCAAACGCAGGAATTTCTAACGGAGAAGTTGAAAAAGGAGATGTAGTCGTCATTAGGTATGTGGGGCCAAAAGGAGGACCAGGAATGCCAGAAATGTTAAAGCCAACTTCTTTAATTATGGGTGCTGGTCTTGGGAAATCTGTAGCTTTAATTACAGATGGACGTTTTTCTGGAGGAACTCATGGTTTTGTTGTTGGGCACATAACTCCGGAAGCACAAAATGGAGGAACAATTGGAGTGTTACAAACAGGCGATAAAATTAGAATTAGTGCAGAAGATAATTCTATTAATGTTTTAATTTCTGATGAAGAATTAGCAGCTAGAAAAGCAAATTGGGTTGCGCCAGCATTAAAACATAAAAAAGGAATTTTATATAAATATGCAAAAACGGTGGCATCTGCTTCTAAAGGATGCGTTACTGATTTGTAG
- the thrA gene encoding bifunctional aspartate kinase/homoserine dehydrogenase I: MKVLKFGGSSVASSENIENVLAIVAKESKNEKVVIVVSAFGKTTDKLLAAANEAIVDINIAKNTLETIKNLHFEIIENLITKDMDVVSKEVFDLFKRLNSIYEGIFLLQELSDKTLAKVASFGERLSSFIIANAAKETLNASHKESRDLIITNNNHLNAQVNFKISNENITTYFNNNNNQVVILGGFIASNSSKETTTLGRGGSDFTASIYAAALDANELQIWTDVSGMYTANPRIVKQAFPISEISYEEAMELSHFGAKVLYPPTIQPSLRKEIPIRIKNTFDPENSGTLISKNPKNNNGVKGISHIEDISLITLEGGGMIGIPGFSKRLFETLSQEKINVVFITQASSEHSICVGVYENDALKSKELLEETFSIEITRKKIKPIIVESNLAIIAVVGESMKNHQGLSGQMFSALGRNNVNVRAIAQGSSEKNISAVINKYDAKKALTTLHEQFFEEKTKQLNLFVTGVGNVGERFLAQINQQKKFLKENLKLKIKVIGIANSKKMFFDESGINLKNWKEALNNGEPTSLDSFYNKVKACNLVNSVFVDNTANKEVSEIYEKYLRESISVVTCNKIACASSFNNYKTLKEVSRKYNASFLFETNVGAGLPIIDTLKNLINSGDRIHKIQAVLSGSLNFVFNNFDEDATFHDVVAEAQKEGYTEPDPKIDLSGVDVARKILILARESGYNLELEDITNNSFLLEESLATSNNKDFYDSLIKNETHFQHIFQEANDKECRLKYVAEFENGKANVGLQHISADHPFYNLEGSDNIVLFFTERYPENPLIIKGAGAGADVTASGIFADVIRIANQ, translated from the coding sequence ATGAAAGTATTAAAATTTGGCGGATCATCTGTCGCAAGCTCAGAAAACATAGAAAACGTTTTAGCCATAGTTGCTAAAGAATCTAAAAACGAAAAAGTAGTAATTGTTGTTTCTGCTTTTGGTAAAACTACAGACAAACTTTTAGCCGCAGCAAACGAGGCTATTGTTGATATCAATATCGCTAAAAACACTTTAGAAACTATAAAAAATTTACATTTTGAAATTATAGAAAACCTTATCACTAAAGATATGGATGTAGTTTCAAAAGAAGTTTTTGACTTATTTAAAAGATTGAATTCTATTTACGAAGGTATCTTTTTACTACAAGAATTATCTGATAAAACATTAGCAAAAGTTGCTAGTTTTGGCGAAAGATTATCTTCTTTTATTATTGCCAATGCTGCTAAAGAAACTTTAAATGCTAGCCATAAAGAAAGTAGAGATTTAATAATTACGAACAACAATCACCTAAACGCACAAGTTAATTTTAAAATTTCTAACGAAAACATTACCACTTACTTTAACAACAATAATAATCAAGTGGTTATTTTAGGCGGATTTATTGCATCTAATTCTTCTAAAGAAACTACAACTTTAGGTAGAGGCGGTTCAGATTTTACAGCTTCTATTTATGCGGCTGCATTAGATGCTAATGAGCTTCAAATCTGGACAGATGTTAGCGGAATGTACACAGCAAATCCTAGAATTGTAAAACAAGCTTTTCCTATTTCAGAAATTTCTTATGAAGAAGCTATGGAATTGTCTCATTTCGGTGCAAAAGTGTTGTATCCACCAACAATTCAGCCATCTTTAAGAAAAGAAATTCCTATTAGAATTAAAAATACTTTTGACCCAGAAAATAGCGGAACTTTAATTTCTAAAAATCCAAAAAACAATAACGGAGTAAAAGGAATTTCTCATATTGAAGACATCAGCTTAATTACTTTAGAAGGTGGCGGAATGATTGGAATTCCTGGTTTTTCAAAACGCTTATTCGAAACACTTTCTCAAGAAAAAATAAATGTAGTTTTTATAACTCAGGCTTCTTCAGAACACTCAATCTGTGTTGGTGTTTATGAAAATGATGCTTTAAAATCTAAAGAATTATTAGAAGAAACTTTTAGCATAGAAATTACTAGAAAAAAAATAAAACCAATTATTGTAGAAAGTAATTTGGCAATAATTGCTGTTGTTGGCGAAAGCATGAAAAATCATCAAGGTTTAAGCGGTCAAATGTTTAGCGCATTGGGTAGAAACAACGTAAATGTTAGAGCAATTGCACAAGGTTCATCAGAAAAAAACATTTCTGCAGTAATTAATAAATATGATGCTAAAAAGGCTCTTACAACTTTACACGAGCAATTTTTTGAAGAAAAAACAAAACAATTAAACCTTTTTGTAACAGGAGTCGGTAATGTTGGCGAACGATTTTTAGCTCAAATTAATCAGCAAAAAAAGTTTCTAAAAGAAAACTTAAAATTAAAAATTAAAGTGATTGGTATTGCAAATTCTAAAAAAATGTTTTTTGACGAAAGCGGCATCAACCTAAAAAACTGGAAAGAGGCTTTAAATAACGGCGAACCAACTAGTCTTGATAGTTTTTATAATAAAGTTAAAGCTTGCAACCTAGTAAACAGTGTGTTTGTAGATAACACAGCAAATAAAGAAGTATCAGAAATTTACGAAAAATATTTACGTGAAAGTATTTCTGTAGTTACTTGTAATAAAATTGCTTGCGCATCTAGCTTTAATAATTACAAAACCTTAAAAGAAGTTTCTAGAAAATATAATGCTTCATTTTTATTCGAAACAAACGTTGGTGCCGGTTTACCAATTATAGACACGCTAAAAAACTTGATAAATTCTGGCGATAGAATTCATAAAATTCAAGCAGTTTTATCTGGTAGCTTAAACTTTGTTTTTAATAATTTTGATGAAGATGCAACTTTTCATGATGTTGTGGCAGAAGCTCAAAAAGAAGGTTATACAGAACCAGATCCAAAAATAGATTTAAGCGGTGTAGATGTTGCTAGAAAAATTTTAATTTTAGCTAGAGAAAGCGGCTATAATTTAGAATTAGAAGACATTACAAATAATTCTTTTTTGCTAGAAGAAAGTCTTGCAACTTCAAATAACAAAGACTTTTATGATTCGTTAATTAAAAATGAAACACATTTTCAGCATATTTTTCAAGAAGCAAACGATAAAGAGTGTAGATTAAAGTATGTTGCCGAATTCGAAAACGGTAAAGCAAATGTTGGTTTACAACATATTTCTGCAGATCATCCTTTTTATAATTTAGAAGGTAGCGATAATATTGTACTTTTCTTTACAGAAAGATATCCAGAAAATCCATTAATTATAAAAGGTGCTGGTGCTGGTGCAGATGTTACTGCTTCTGGTATTTTTGCTGATGTTATTAGAATTGCAAATCAATAA